A region of the Numenius arquata chromosome 2, bNumArq3.hap1.1, whole genome shotgun sequence genome:
GCTGttacaacacagcagagacacAATCTATCTCCCCTTAAAATCAAGCAGTTTCTCCTGTcaatttttttgttaataaacCTAAGTTACCACTTACAGCTGATCTGTAGATCTAATAATAAAACACTGTTTCTCTATCATCAATCATGCATAAGTAGTGCTGTATATTCATTGCAGCAGTAAAGTTTTCTGAGTTAAATCATTTTAGCCTTACCTTAAGAAGAATATCTTTGGCAGAACACTCAATAAAGAGTGCTTCTTCTTCCAacaaaggattttctttccctAGCAGAATTCCTGCCTCTATGGCTGCGCCAATGGGAATAACTTCATCTGGAGGAATTGAATTCAGCAATTCCACAGTTGGGAAAATATCTTTGATCAGCTGCTGTAGCTTCGGGATTCGAGCAGACCCACCACACAGAACTACCTGGAAAACATGCCTTAATGATTTCAAATCTTTCTTCTGACAGATAAAAACAGACAGGTCACAACCTGCAATACAGAAACGCAAACCGCTCTGGGATATTTTACCATCTGTaattgttaaaagaaaaactgatgcCATCTTTACTTGACTTCTCTTGCTTTTGTATTTGATATTAAAGAAATAACTtgcaagttttaaaaattgagGAATTCATCATAAAGTAACGCTTAGaagggatctccagaggtcacttaaTCCAACCTCCTGCCCAGAACAGGTCCAGTTACAAGATGCTGCCCAGGATcttatctccatggatggagattcCACGGACTCTGTGGGcccttgtttcagtgtttgatcaccctcacaCTACAAGTTCTTTTCTTTAAGATTTCCTCGTGTTGTAACCTGTGCTGCTCACCATTGTGCACCTATAGGTTAATAAGGACACTACATGGCATTAGCCCCAGTATCAAATCCTGAGGGATGTCACTGACACCCAGCCATCACTTACTGATCTTGTACAAGAAAAATTTCTTAAAACCCTTATCTTACAGTAACTTCATTGAGATCAACCAGATCTGGAAACAAAGCTAACTCCCACCTTTTTTCATGTAAAACATAAAAGTTGTAAAttaggttcattttttttttacatttatattgtGTGCTGTTCTCTCAGGCCTTAGGGCTTGAGAGAGGAGACATTGGGCCACCAAAAATATACTGCCACCAGAGAACAAAAGACCTTCTCTGAACAATGGCCTGGGCTACTTCATTATTCTGCCAGTGAAACTCAAGATGTGACACAGCAAACACTAATTGAGAATCAGAAATAGCATCAAGTATCATTAAAAGCGCCAGCTAAATTTTGCTGCAGAATTCACGTGCCAATTCCATCAGCAACATATGCAGCACTGTTTGCCACACACAGGTGAGATGAAGCTACTCTCTCATACCAAAGCAAAAAAGACATTTGGATGAAAATAGTAGCGTTTGCTACTTTAGTTACCATCTTTGGTATTAGAGCTTTCTACGGTTTGGCATCTACTACGTTCCTACATTTAAGCTGACAAAGAGGAACACGGGCACCAAGTAGACACTAAGCAATTTCTTCAACTCATAATGAAAAACACATCAAAACTCAGGCTTTCTTCAGAAGCATCAGCAAACCCCATCCAAAGCTCAGTGAAGGCAGAAGAAAGTCTATAGACTAAACTTAAAGAAAGTACTCCTCTACTCTTCCAAGTTACACAAACACACCAAATCCTCTACTATTTACTTAATATGCAGCAGTTAATATGCAACACAGCATTGACTCTGAAACTACCTTATACTTAAGTAACCAAAATCAAAGCATACACAGGATTTCTGAAGATCTTAAGTCTATGTACTTTAAGCATTTTTGGCTCAGACCCAGCAAACTCGTGAAATAATCTcactctgcaaagaaaacaggccCTGAAAATATTCTTCTCCTGGAGTTATAAAGCACTTACTAGAGACAAATGACTCCTATTATTACCTTATTAATATCATCTGCTGTAAATCCAACTTGCTGCAAGAGCTTTTTAATTGCTTCTACACATTTACTAAAAAGTGAAGAACAGATAAGTTCAAATCTGGccctaaaagaggaaaaaaaaaaaaaagacgtgtcATTTCATCCATTAGAGAAATACTGAAATGGAAGAACAACCACttgtaaaacatattttgtttctctagCTATACCTGCTACGaagtgatttgtttttaaaaacagtcaaaaaaaaaccttatttccCAATTATTCATCTTGAAGacgtgatttttttattttgaagatatCTGTGCTATCGATTCCATAATTAACACCTACATGAAATGCACATTCATTCTTCAGTGTACTTGAGAGAAAAAACAGTATTATCGTCTTGACtcatatgtggaaaaaaaaaaaaaagcaaaaatcctgGATCTGCTTCATCATATTTATAACGGAGACACAAAGACTCAAATGTGCCTCTTGAATTTTCAGAGGCAAATCAAGCTGTGTCCTGATTTGCATATAGGGAGTAGGTACTTAAGCAAGTTGAAAAACAAACTGGTGCTTGCTTTGGGCTCTTTCAAGCCTGAAAAGGAAGTTTTACTCTGTACGAATACAGCAAGTCAACTTCTGCAACTCGAGTCCACAGGACTAGCATTCTTACCCAAAACTGAGCTGAcgggaaaagaaattaaagtcaGCTAAACTTCTTAATAAGTGATCACCCCAAGAGAGAAAAGACTTGGAGTAGGACACAGCAGCATgaacaaaaagacagaaaacatctTTCTACTCCAGCTGTCAGAAAGAGGCAACATAAAGACTTCCATGCCTCCTATCACTCTGGAGCCCATTTAAACTAAAGAGTCCAAAAGTCTGCTCTTCTTTAAGGAAAATCTAGTAACAAAACCATTAACACATGGGGGTGAACCACCTTCAGTAATTACAGTTTTTATTCCCCTTTCATCAATAACCAGACAccaaagatggggggggggggtgtctccttgTGCCTTTTTGCACTTTGTTTTCTAACCGTTTGGGCAACACTGTTATTGTTACCACCCCAACTACTACAGAACACATCATAACAGAATCATCAATATGAAACAAAGCAAGTTGGTCTTCTGTTTCTAAAATTAGtgccataataaaaaaaaattaaaaaagaaatcaaagcttaTTGAATACCCTAAATACCACCTAGAAAGACTTGGCGTATCATTTTATAGAAAAGATTCAAGATTTGCTTTACCTGGACACATTACAATCAAAATCCAATCCATCATACAGTGAATCTACGAAACAGTTTGCACTTCCCAGGGTTGATAACGAGTGCTTTGCAATATCAGCACTGTTCATTAACTTCATCATGGCTCTGGGATTTCCTCTAATATCATGTTTACAagacctacattaaaaaaaacacccacaaaaaaaaccccaagaagtaTCATTTTAGAAAGGCAGGCATTTGAGTGATAACACTAACTTTCTGAAAGGAACAATAGATTAAAGCTATCTACGTTTTTTCTGTAGACATTTTAGTATTATCTACAATGCCACTATTGAAAGCTCGCAAGGAATAAAAGTGTCTATTTCAATTTCAACTGAAGAACACTGTGAGAGGCACCCTGAGCTCAGGCATTAGTATTTATTGCACAGATTTAAGTCTTTCTAAAGAGGTTCTCAGCGGAACAAATCCTACAAGAGACTCCACGGAACAGCAAGAAAAGGCCTGCAAGTTTACAAATTTTAACCACAGGCTAAGAAGAAATTAGAACATTAGACATGTCAAAAAATAGTATGTTTCATCTAAAAAGTCTCCTGTGCTACTACACAACAGACCACCTCAAGATCGTTAGAGCTAATAGTAATTCACTCATTTTTGTTCATTGTAGGATGAAGGTGCCATACAGACTTCAGTCTGATGACACAAACCCCGCCACACaccaagaaaaccaaacaaatcccaCATGGGTGAATTCCTTGCCACCCCAAAAGCTTGTGACTGAAAGGACATCAGCAGCCTGTAGTCACATAcagctcttgtggccaggaaggccaatggaatcctaggctgcatagggaagagcgtggctagtaggtcgagggaagtcattctccccctctactctgcactggtgaggccacaactggaatactgcatccagttctgggctccccaattcaagagggatagggaactactggaaagagtccagcgaagggcaacgaggatgattcaaggattggagcatctcccttatgaagaaaggctgagagagctgggactctttagcctggagaagagaaggctgaggggagaccttatcaatgcttataagtatctcaagggtgggttgaaggaggagggagccagactcttttcagtggttcccagtgagaggacgaggggcaacgggcacaagctggaacacaggaggttccactcaaatatgagaagaaacttctttacggtgagggtgacagagccctggaacaggctgcccagggaggttgcggagtccccttctttggagattttccagacccgcctggatgcagtcctgagtaacatgctctgacatgctctgggcaatcctgcttcggcaggggagttggactagatgatctatacggtcccttccaactctaaaaaattcagtgaaactcagtGAAATCACCCAGAACAGTTCACAGCTGAGCCGTTATAGCTCAACACCAACTTCAGGCAACATCTACCCAAACCCTAGTCTTTCCCAGTCTTCCTCCTTGGCCCCCAACAACTGACTGCTCCTTTAATATCTTTGAGGCATTTCACTCGCAGACAGTCTGCTACATCTGACAACCTGacatgatctttttttttgttgtttgttttggaaagcaaGCATCAGGTAACGAAGTTCCTGTCCTAACAGCAACATGCTTGGAATTCAAAACCCACCTCTGAAATTCAGAAGCTAAGTGTTGTGCCAGAGCTTCTGTGAAGCAAACTCCACCAATGCTATCATCCGTGTTTGTAGCAAGCACACGATATATTCCACTGTTTACTTCTATGACTGTGATAGAAAGCGATGTTCCACCAAGTTTATAAACCAAAACATTGCTGCCATGTTAAAAAGAACAGTACAATTAGTAAGCCATCTAAAATTATGTTTACTTTGACGCTTTCTAAAAAGATGACAGTTATATCACATATTGCAGGTTTTAATCAGTTTTGACAAAAGAATTTCATTTGGGATGTTTGTATTTCATGCACCTTAGATTAATTTTATCCTTCAGGGAACATTGTCAAGTAGTCTGTAGTACTATTTCATACAGTGAGAGCAGTCAATGTTTTTCCTACAACACAACTGGGAAATCAACATTACATAATTCTTGCCCATAATTTTGAATATGACAAGGGTAAAAAATAccaaccaagaagaaaaaaagacaagacatctGTTTGCACTGACAGCAGTCATTGCTATTTTGAAAATCTTATGAATTATCTGAATATTCATAAGGGAAACCCAATGCACCTGCTGAACCCAGAACTCGGCTTTAGTTCTTTCAGCATATGCAAAATGACCCCAGATCCCACAACTAAAAAACCAGCTATATCAAACTGTTTAAGGGATGCCTTTTTCTTCAAGCCAATCAGTTCATTAAAGAGCAAGCAGAATCTTTAAAgacaattctaaaaaaaaaaaacaaaacaaaaaaaaccccacaaaaaaacaccTCAGAACAAAGGGATTTAAAACATTACAGATTTACATCTTCTAATTTGTTATTGGCTTTattgagagaaaaaagaaaaacaagcctcAAATCATTACTTTTGTATTGACTGCTAAGGCAACATAGAATTCCCTCATTTAAGATTTCTCAGGATTTAAGTTCAGCAGCTtaaatttaagaattaaaatattagGATTTTACCTTTTCCCAGTGGGTGAATCTTGGCCAATTCCATaagccaggagagcagcagaCGGTTCATGAATTAATCTCATAACATTAaatccagcagctgcagctgcttcCCTGTGATAAGGCATAACagcatttcattttactttaatgATTTCACTATAGTCACACACACTGTTAAGATTTCAGCTGAACTACATAGGCCACCAACTCAGAACTTGGTTACAGCATGGTATTAACAAAGCAAAGTGACTGGAAAAGAAAGGTATCAAGAAGTTCAGTTGCTACTCTGTTCCTCAGGTAGTTCAATCTGCTGCGTGCTCATTGTCAAAGAAAAAACCCTGATGTATCAGCCTACATACCCCATAAAAAACAGCAAACCCTCCCCCCTAAAATAGAAGATGAAAAACCCCACCCTTGATTAAACTTCATCACTTATCTTCAAGTGTGGCATTAAAAGCTCTTGGTACTTTATTTTGCATCATGCTAGAAAAATTGCTTTCACTTCCAAATCAAGGTATCACACCTcacttttaatgttttctttacatGTTTTCTTGAAACTTCAGTAACCCTGGGACTGCCCTACAAGTCATTTCCTCCACTTCGGTTATTCTGAGACTTGTATGCCAAAGCAACAGAATGTTTTGTTATACATACTGCAACCATCCAGCTCACCAATGTTTTATGACCAACTTAAAGTGTCCTTTAAGTATTTCATGACAGATAAAGACAAGGGCGCCTACATATCAGAAAGTATAAATAGATGCTGCCAATTATGTACAGCTTTAAGTCTACTTATGCTTTCATATGGGGGAACTTTTGCAGCAGAAATTTTTCCAAACAGAACTTCCAAGTAGAATATTGGTGTGTATTCTGTATCTGCTCTCTGAGAAAACAGTCCTCAATAAAGTCATGTAACGCTACTTGGTTTGGCGAGTATTGTTGTATGAAGGGATGAGAAACTGACTGCATTTCAAAAGGGACACTGAAGATCCACAtctgaaatgacattttatcTTTGATGATAGGAAAATTCCCTCCCACTTCAATTGATTCAGAATTTCATTTTGGTTAAAACAGTGAATTCCAAGTCAGAATTTAATCTCCTGCTTTCTTATTTTCCCAATTCAGACAGTATCCCTATGTCCTGACTGAGAGTCGCAAGCTCAAGTCTAGCAGGAGAATTCCGATTGCTGGTCTGCCAGCTGGTCTGCTTTAGacacaataaataataaaaaaaaaaataaaaaatcttaatCCTCTTACCCAAGGGcatttttctgattctctccaaAATCAAATGGTACAGTGATAACAACGTCATTTATATCTGAACCCAACGCAGACTGAGCAGTTTCTGTTTATAAACATAGGCAGAACATGttgattaaaagcaaaaaaacaataTACCACATCTTAAAAATGAGCACAgcttaaaatactaaaatttgtTACGATTTTACTTATTATATACCtttcattttactgaaaattagTTTTGCGACATCTTCTGGGTTAATAAGTTTATTATCGATTTCATATTGAAGTTTTCCATTCTTCTCAATTATCTGTAAGCAAAACCAACACACCTTTATTAGATACATGTTTGGTTATTAACAGAGAGCAATGTTTAATTCAGTTTCTGTTCGCAGTAAAAAGCGCCAGGCTGTGTAAATACTTCCTGTGTTAGTGCTCTATTACAAGAGAATAGAagcttccaaaaaaaatcccaaagaccCCTTGTCTTACCCAACAGACATGGCAGTGACATTCATAGGTACTTAAAGTCTCCAGTGTttctttttgtattaaaaagtgTTCTTTAGTACAAAAGCAACATTTAGAACAAGAGTACTTGGCTGCTTATATTCCATAAGAAAAAATAACAACTATTTATATAAGCAGGTCAATACAAACAGtcaaaaaccagagaaaaacttGTTCCTTCTTTAGGAATGTATTTTCCAGGacaatttttctcttgttttgcaaAAAGGTTTCTAGTAACAAGTACGGTATTATCCAAATTTAATGCTGACATTAAATCAAGTGGTTAAGCATTTTTATCACAAGATGTTGTGTAACCTGAGCATTTTCTACCAGTGCTAAGAAACACCACAATGCTATTACTCAAATATATTAAGAACCATCCCTTTTGAGAATCGCCAtaaattatagattttttttctgttggactACATTACGATGGCAGATCTCAGAACACAGTACTTTTTCTACTttataaaaagagagagattctATACAGCAACAAATGGAACTTCTACAATGAGAGCTGACACTACAGCACACAAACACGGTGTGGCACAAACATGGTCAAGAAGAAAAGTATAAAATGATAGCAGTTATTCCaagaacaacaaaagaaaactagATCATACTCACAGAACACTTGCTTTCTGCAATGTATTTCTCTGCCTGTGGGTCACCAGAGCTGTCCAGACAAatgcaaagcaacaaaataaatcatatgcTCAAGGGTAATTGCACAAATTCATCTTGCTGATATTCCTTATAATGCCTACAGCATATGAAACAACCAAAATTCCTTTTTCCACTCTATGGATACattgatacagaagaaaaaacaacagttcTGACTGCTGGTATCTTTCATTCCTTTCCCCAAACtaatggtagaaaaaaaataccaactacatagtgagaagggaaaacaaaaaccaacacattgCTTTAACCTGCTATCCCCAATAATCATTATAAAAGATTTTAGTGGCACTTCTGTTGCATTGACTGAAATAACACGACAGCAGTAAGATGACTATCCTTACTCCTCTACTAACTGCATCTAGTTATGCATCTCAAAAGTGCTGAGAAATACATCAGAATGGACATCATCTTGTCAGCTCCTTTCAACGAGAGCTGTAACACACAGACAGGTTATCACTGAAAAGTTCTGTCACGTCTCTGATCTAAGACCCAAACCAATAAGTTTAGCTCTAGCATCACTGTAACTGCCAGCGCAAGCTCTCACAGCTCCACTAACTGATGAATCACAATAAGCATTACATCAACGTTTCATGACTGTAACAAAAACAATAGTTTCATGTAAATAAAACCACAGTGAATTTTAAAACAgcggttttttgttgtttttttttcagaagacatcCAGGTAACAAGAAGATGCTTTAGTTAAGAAACCGAAGTATGCAGCTTATATGGGACTTGTTACTGAATTTAACAATTTGACTTTCACAGACAAATCCAGACATAAAAACTAAACATCTCTTTACTCTTCATACTGGAATGAAAGGTAGAATAAGCAGTTcataatatacttttttttatataatttttaagatCTGGCATATCCTCTTGTCAGTGCCAGATTAATTTAACTACTATCACACTAGATTCCCTTCAACATCGGTGCTGAGGCTGCCTTTCACCGACCAGCGTTATTGGGCGAAACCGAACTTCTCATCTTCCCTTTCACACCTGTTCTCTTACCTCCGCCCAAGGATCTGCTTCACTTTCACTACagtgtttgaaatatttcttatccTGCTTTGCTTTGCAGCTAAGCCAACAAcctgaatgaaaaataaagagaaaaaaaacaccaaaacaaaccaacaacaaagaaGTGAGCACCAGGCAgcgctcccttcccctcccctcccgaccccccccccccccccccccccgccggacGGGAACCCTCACCTCCTCGCTTTCCGAGAAGGCGACCACCGCAGGAGTGACTCTGTCCCCGGCGTCGTTAGCGACCACGTCGGCGCGACCATCCTGTGGAGAGAAGCGTCCCCTCAGGGCTCCACCCGCTGCGTTACCCGTGAGGgagcagagacagctgcagccCACCCCCTCCCCCGGCTAAGGACCCTTCCCGGAGCAGCCACGCCGCCCCGGCCCCTCACCTTATAGACGGCGGCGCAGGCACAGGTAGCGCCCAGGTGAACACCGATGGCCGCCATCAACCCCTCAGGCGCCACGCGCGCCCGCCGCCCCAACATGCACCGCGTggcccctcctccccgcccggcTCCCAACCAATcccgctcccctcctctcctcggCCGCCAATCAAAGCCCGCGCCGCGCTCTCTCGCAAACCAATCGCAGAGAAGCGAACTTGGAGCAGCCAATGAGAAAAATGGACAGAATGGCGTCATCAAGCGTGGCAACGGGGCAGAAGTCGGCGGGGAGCGGCCGCTGAGGGGAGCTGGCGCGGCGGAGCGCGGGGTCTGTGGTGCCTGCGGTGGGGCGGCCCCAGAGGACCCAAACACTGAGAAAATTGAGATTAAAATGGAAACAGGCGACAGGAGGTGTTTCACGCGTGGGCCGGGGCGTGTGCGTTTCATGTCAGTGGCATCTCTCGTGGTTTAATTGCAGGCAGCGAAGCACACAGAGACAATACCAATTTTTTTGGGGTCCAagtgctgtaaatattttttttgtccaagTTCTTTAGTTATTAGCCAACCAGTCAAGCTGGAGTGCCCATTTTGCATCATCTAACCACGCATGACCAACATATGAAGGCAAAGCTCAGCGTACCGTTTCGTTGGACTTCTGTTGGAGAAATCCATCTTGGCATtaccacggcggggggggggagggggggggggaagggaagaaaaagaagtgagTTCTAATCAATCCTGGGGGAATTTAACATCGTTCACGCAGAATTCACTTCATCCTGGCCAGAGCTGCTGTTGTGCTGAAGGCTCCTCAGATTCCACGTGGCCCTGTAGTGGACGCAACGAAGTGTGCCTTAATGTGTGCCTTAATGGGGAACAGGACACCTCGTATATGTGCAGCTTTGGGtcctcacacagccaaggtgacagcgcTTCCGTACGTCCTCATTTGCCTCTCATTTCCATAGGGAGTCTGAATGCCGTGCGGTACCGTCTCCCTGCATCATTCCGAATTAAAGATCATCCTTATCCTCACTTTGCATATAATACGTTGAAGGGTTAAAGGAATGAATGGAGATCACATAGTGGTGGAAGGAACTATCCAGAGTTGCAAAGGGATTTTGCAAGCCCCAGTCTGATCCTGGGCTTCCTGAATcactggactctcttcagtaaCCGAGTTTGCTGAATTCTGACCGAAGGCTGGAGCTCAGGCTGCCGGCAGTCCATGCTCGGGAGATGATTGCAGTGTTGATAAAGGCACAACTCGTACAACAGAAGACATTACCTTTGAACCGTGTCCAAATGGTAGCTCCTTTCTGCCTCCT
Encoded here:
- the HSPA14 gene encoding heat shock 70 kDa protein 14, which codes for MLGRRARVAPEGLMAAIGVHLGATCACAAVYKDGRADVVANDAGDRVTPAVVAFSESEEVVGLAAKQSRIRNISNTVVKVKQILGRSSGDPQAEKYIAESKCSIIEKNGKLQYEIDNKLINPEDVAKLIFSKMKETAQSALGSDINDVVITVPFDFGENQKNALGEAAAAAGFNVMRLIHEPSAALLAYGIGQDSPTGKSNVLVYKLGGTSLSITVIEVNSGIYRVLATNTDDSIGGVCFTEALAQHLASEFQRSCKHDIRGNPRAMMKLMNSADIAKHSLSTLGSANCFVDSLYDGLDFDCNVSRARFELICSSLFSKCVEAIKKLLQQVGFTADDINKVVLCGGSARIPKLQQLIKDIFPTVELLNSIPPDEVIPIGAAIEAGILLGKENPLLEEEALFIECSAKDILLKGVDESGADKFTVLFPSGTPLPARRQHTLHAPGNTSSVCLELYESLGESPMNGGGKFAQIVLQDLDKKEDGLHDILTVLTMKRDGSLHVTCTDQDTGKCEIITVEVAS